The following DNA comes from Candidatus Eisenbacteria bacterium.
GTCGGCCGGGACCACCACCGCGGCGTCCGCGCGGCGGGTGCGCACGTCGGCCTGCGGGTCGGTGGTTTCGACCAGGCGCGCCTTGGGCAGCGCCGCCAGCGAGTCGGACAACTCCGGCAGGGCCTTCATGTTCTGCACCGCCAGGGTCAGCGCCGTGTTGCGGACCGCCTTGTCCTCCTTCTCGGCCATCATGGCCATGCCGCCCATCAGCGCGGGGTACAGCACCAGCGGGAACACGATCATGAAGAACAGCGTGCGCTGGTCGCGCAGCGCATCCCGCATCTCCTTCACCCACACCAGGCCGACGTTCTTCACGCAACCTCCTTGACCAGCTTGAAGAAGACTTCCTCGATGTCGTTCTCGCGGTAGGTCTCCTTGAGCTCGTCCAGCGTCCCGGCGGCCAGGATGGCGCCCTTGTCGATGATGGCGACGCGGTCGCACAGCTTGTCCACTTCCGACATGATGTGCGTGGACAGCAGTACGCAATGGCCGGCGGCCCGGGCGCGTTTCACGAACAGCACCACTTCGCGGGCGGCCATGATGTCCAGGCCCACGGTGGGCTCGTCCAGGATCAGGATCGGCGGGTTGTGCACCACCACGCGGGCCAGGGAGATGCGCTGCTTCTGCCCGCCGGAGAGCTTCGCCACGCGGGTGTCCATGAACTCGGTCAGCGCGAACTCCCGTCCCAGCGCCTCGGCGCGCGCGCGGGCTTCGTCCTTCGACATGCCCTGCAGGCGGCCGTAGAACTCCAGCGACTCGCGCCCGGTCAGCCGGTCGTAGAGCTTGGTGTCGCTGGTGTGGAAGCCGATGCTGCGGCGCACCTCCGCGGGGCGCTGCAGCAGGTCGTGGCCGTTCAGGACTGCGGTGCCCTCGTCCGGCTGCAGGATGGTGGAGAGGATGCGCAGCGTGGTGGTCTTGCCCGCCCCGTTCCGGCCCAGCAGCCCGAACACCTGCCCGGCCTGGGCCTGGAAGGTCACCCGGTCCGCGCCACGGATCTCCCCGCGCTTCTTGTCGTGGAACTTCTTGGTGAGGCCTCGGACATCGATCAAGCATGACCTCCGGGTCGTTGTGGACACGCGCGCCGGGTGCGGCCCCGGGCGGGGGATGAACGCAGAGAGTAACCCGGCCGGGCCTTTCGGCCAACAGGGGGTGTACGCGGGTGCGGGGGTGGCGGTTGCAGCCTGGCGCAGCGGGGCCGGGCGCGAATGCCCGTCCCGCGAACCTAGAAGAAGTCCCGCATGCCCGGCAGGGGCACCCGGAATGCCCGGTCCAGCTCGGCCAGCACGTCGTCGCCGCGCTGCACGAACAGCTCCTCGCGCGCGGCCACGGACCAGGGCAGGTAGCCGAAGAAGCACTGGCTGAACAGGTCCACCGGCAGCGTGATGGAGGCGCGCAGCGAGGCCCCCCGCCGCAGCGGGGTCACCTTGGCGGGCGCGCCGCCCTCGGCACCCAGCGTCAGCACCGAGCGCACCGCCCCGCCGGGCACGCTGGGGTCCTTCACGGTGAACGCCGCCACCAGCGGCAGGCACGGGTGGTAGTGGCGCTGCGCCAGCGCGCGCTGCACGTCCAGCACGCGCGCCATGTAGCCGAACGCCAGCCGGCCGGCGACGCTGAAGCCGTACCAGGCTCCCATCTCGTTGCGCAGCGGCGCCTCCGGCTCCACCAGGCGCGCCGCGAAGTGCTCGTCGGGGGCGGCGAAGATGCGCACCATCCACACCTGGTCGCGCAGCGAGGACAGCAGCCCCAGGATGGCCTGCAGCGCGGTCTCGCCCTCGGCGGCGTAGTCGGTGACTTCCAGGCCCGGCCGGCCGTCGAAGTCGCGGTTCTCGCACACCGCGTAGCCGGCCAGCTCGCCGTCGTCCTCGCCCTCGCGGTGCACGCCGTAGACGCGGGTCTCCGCGGCCTTGAGCCGCTTCTGCCACATCTTGCGGGTGCGCTCCAGCCAGCAGTGGTTCTCCTTCATCAGGCGCGCGTAGCACTCGTGCACCCGCGGGTACTCCTCGCGGCGCAACACGCGCACGTGGCGGCGCGCCTCGTGCAGCGGCAGGGATGCCGGTGGCACCTCGAAGATGTGCCGCTCGCCCACCAGTCCGTAGCCATGGCCCCGGTAGAAGTCGTGGCGGAAGGGATAGAGCATCGCGATCGAGTCGCCGCGCGCGCGCATCTGGCGCAGCGACTCGTTGAGCAACGCGGCGGCCACCCCCTCGCGCCGCGCGTCGGGCGAGACCGCCACCGCCGCGATGCCGCCCACCTGGAAGCGCGCGCCCGCCAGCCACACGTGCAGCGGGATCATGGCCAGGGTGCCGGCGGGACGGCCGTCCAGTTCCAGGAACAGCCGGTCCTTGAGGTCCACCAGCGGGTGGTCCTTCAGCAGTTCCTCGCGCTTGGAGATGGGCAGGTTGGGCATGGGAAACGAGTCGTACGACAGCCGCGCCAGGGTGGGGACGTCCCGGGGTCCCGGGCGGCGGATTCGAATCCTGGGCATGGCGCCTCCGTGGGCCGGGCCGGCCCGCAAAGCGTTCCGGCGGGCGCGCTTGCGCGCCCGCCCGGTCGTTGACGGTATTCCGATGGCTGTGCCATTCTAGCTCAAGCTGCCGCGGGCAGCGAATCTTCGCGTGGAATGCGGGCATCTACCATGGCGAAGGGACGTGCCCCCGATTGGGTCCTCCCCCCCGCAGATGTGCCATCGAAAGGAGCAGGTGAAGTCATGTCCAGTGTTGCCGCGGTCAGCGATACCACCTTCGAGCAGGAAGTCCTCAAGTCGGGCACCCCGGTGCTGGTGGACTTCTGGGCCGAGTGGTGTGGCCCGTGCCGGGCCCTCGGGCCCACCATCGACGAGATCGCGCGCGAGAAGGCCGGATCGCTGAAGGTGGTCAAGATGAACGTCGACGAGAACCCGTCGATCTCGGTGCAGTTCGCCATCCGCAGCATCCCGACCCTGCTGCTGTTCAAGGACGGCAAGGTGGTCGAGCAGCTGATCGGCAACATGCCCAAGCAGGCCCTGCTCTCGAAGCTCACGCCCCACCTGGGCTAGCGCGCCGCGCGGTCCCCGCCAGCGGAGCGCGGGCACTCCCGGGACATGGAATCCGCGAAGTAAGGAAGGCTGGGTCCGCGCGGACCCAGCCTTCATGCTTCGCATCGTCCTTGTGCAGTCCCGTGTCGCGGCCTCGGGAGGCTCGTACGAGGGTGGCGGTGCGGCATCCTTGCCGCGCCCGCCACCAAGGGGCGCGTCCCGAACTGTTCCTCATGACCCATTCGAGACGACGTCCACACTCGTGTATCGAGCGAACGGAGTATTGCACCCGCGTAAACACACTCACAACGAATTTCTGTTCCGCCGCGCGAAAAAGTCGCGCGTCGCGCCCATGCGCGACGCGCGCACTCCTCTTCCGAAGTTATCCACAACGGGATCGCACACTCCTCGAATGCTCCGCGCGGCACCGGCGGAAGCGGAAGCGCGCGCGTACCGGCGCGCACACGCGCGAGTTCCGGTGGGC
Coding sequences within:
- a CDS encoding ABC transporter ATP-binding protein; its protein translation is MIDVRGLTKKFHDKKRGEIRGADRVTFQAQAGQVFGLLGRNGAGKTTTLRILSTILQPDEGTAVLNGHDLLQRPAEVRRSIGFHTSDTKLYDRLTGRESLEFYGRLQGMSKDEARARAEALGREFALTEFMDTRVAKLSGGQKQRISLARVVVHNPPILILDEPTVGLDIMAAREVVLFVKRARAAGHCVLLSTHIMSEVDKLCDRVAIIDKGAILAAGTLDELKETYRENDIEEVFFKLVKEVA
- a CDS encoding GNAT family N-acetyltransferase, with translation MPRIRIRRPGPRDVPTLARLSYDSFPMPNLPISKREELLKDHPLVDLKDRLFLELDGRPAGTLAMIPLHVWLAGARFQVGGIAAVAVSPDARREGVAAALLNESLRQMRARGDSIAMLYPFRHDFYRGHGYGLVGERHIFEVPPASLPLHEARRHVRVLRREEYPRVHECYARLMKENHCWLERTRKMWQKRLKAAETRVYGVHREGEDDGELAGYAVCENRDFDGRPGLEVTDYAAEGETALQAILGLLSSLRDQVWMVRIFAAPDEHFAARLVEPEAPLRNEMGAWYGFSVAGRLAFGYMARVLDVQRALAQRHYHPCLPLVAAFTVKDPSVPGGAVRSVLTLGAEGGAPAKVTPLRRGASLRASITLPVDLFSQCFFGYLPWSVAAREELFVQRGDDVLAELDRAFRVPLPGMRDFF
- the trxA gene encoding thioredoxin, translating into MSSVAAVSDTTFEQEVLKSGTPVLVDFWAEWCGPCRALGPTIDEIAREKAGSLKVVKMNVDENPSISVQFAIRSIPTLLLFKDGKVVEQLIGNMPKQALLSKLTPHLG